Genomic segment of Sodaliphilus pleomorphus:
GCACGGTGGGTGCCCTGCGCGGCCATCAAGCGCTACCCGCAGCTCAACCACCTGTTTCAGCATTGCGACAGTCGCGACCAGGCACTCGACTATGGCGGCAACAGCGAGGACTTCAACCCGCAGGTGATAGCCGACATCGTCGCCTTCATCAAGGGGCTGTAGCGCCACAGCTGCTGGCACGCTGGCTCAATACTCCACCTTGGTCTTCACATAGCCGTGGGCGCGGCGATACTTGCGCACATCGCGGAAGAGGTCGGTGGCAAACACAAAGTTGTTGAGCTCGTCGTTGTCCTGGTCGTAGATTTGGTCCTTGTTGCCCACCCAGCCCACATGGCCGTGATTGATGAAGACGATGTTCTCGCCTATGCCCATCACCGAGTTCATGTCGTGGGTGTTGATGATCGTCGTGATGCCAAACTCGTGGGTAATGTCCCACAGCAGCTGGTCGATCACTATCGAGGTCTTGGGGTCGAGCCCCGAGTTGGGCTCGTCGCAGAACAGGTATTTTGGATTCAAGGCAATGGCACGGGCAATGGCAGCGCGCTTCTGCATGCCGCCGCTCAGCTCGGCAGGATACTTGTGCTCGCTGCCAGTGAGGTTCACCTTGTCGATACAAAACTGGGCACGCTCGAGCTGCTCCTTCTCGCTCATGCTGGAAAACATCATGAGCGGGAACTTCACATTGTCGATCACCGTCTCGCTGTCAAACAGGGCTGCGCCCTGAAAGAGCATGCCTATCTCCTTGCGTGTCTCCTTGAGCTGCGCACGACTCATCTTGGTGATGTCGCGGCCGTCGTAGAGAATCTCGCCGTGCTCGGGCTTGAACAAGCCCACCAGGTTTTTTACCAGCACCGTCTTGCCCGAGCCCGACTGGCCTATTATCAAGTTCACCTTGCCGTCGTAGAAAGTGGCGTTGATGTCGTACAGCACCTGGCGAGTGCCGTTGTCAAAATATTTGTCAAGATGCTTTACTTCAATCATAATATTGTTGTGTCCTCCTCTACCCTGCTTGTGTGAACTACATTAAGAAAATATCGGTCATGATCACGTCGAAGACGAGAATGAGCACATTGGTGGTCACCACGGCATCGGTACTGGCCTTGCCCACCTCGACCGAACCGCCATTGACCGTGTAGCCGTAGTAGGCCGCGATCGACGAAATCAAGAAGCCGTATACAACCGACTTGATGAGTGCAAACCACACATCAAACTGATGGAAATCGGTCTGAATGCCATAGATATAGGTATCTGGGTCAACAAGTCCCGTGAAGCATATCGCATAGCCGCCAAAGAGGCTGGTAAACATGGCAATAATCACCAGTATGGGCATGATCGTGACCAGTGCCATCACCTTGGGCATGACCAAGTAGTTGGCCGAGTTCACTCCCATGATATCGAGAGCGTCGATTTGCTCGGTCACGCGCATGGTGCCTATCTCGCTGGCAATATTTGACCCTATCTTGCCCGAGAGTATCAAGCACAATATGGTGGAGGCAAACTCCAGAACAATAATTTGGCGCGTGGTGAAGCCCACCGCATAGCGCGGCAGCAACGGGTTGCTCACGTTGAGCTTGATGAGCAGCGTGCACAAGCAGCCTATGAAAAGCGACACCAGCAAGATGAGCGGTATCGAGTCGATACCCAGCTTGTTGATCTCGTTGAAATAGCGGCGAAAGAACTCCTTCCATCGCTCAGGTATGGCCATGCTGCGCCACATGAGCATGCAGTAGTCGCCAAACTTATCGAGCATTTTCAGTAAACCCATATCTACAATAGTCAAATTCTTGCTAAGTCGATTGAAAAGAATATGCAAAGATAAGCAAAAGATGGATAACTGGGCCGTTTTGAAAAATAAATAGCAATATTACGGCACTATGGAACACTTTTTGTTCCGCAGCCTGCACGGCCAGATCAATAAAGAGCCGCTCCCCGATTCACATCGAGAGCGGCTCAATATTTACTAACTTAAAACTTAAGTAAAAAAGACGTGTGTGTCAGTCTTTTCCCCTTTGTCGCGCTTACCAGCCCACCGTCTGGGTGAGGGTGTGACCACGCTGCTTGTAGGCATTGATTTGCTGGTAGCCCACAGGCGACATGTACACACGGTCGAGGAAGGGATTGCGTTTGGCTACCGACAGGGGCACAAAGAAGCCCACCATGTCGGCCGCATTGGTGCCGTCGTAGGTCACCACAGTGCCATCGGCTTTCTTCACCTTGGTAGAGCCCTTCTTGAGATAGGTGGTATACTCGTTGTTGAAGTCGACCCAGCAACCCAGCATAGTGTCGGGATACTTGTCGTTGTCCATGTACTCGAGTTTCTTCCAGCGCTTGAGGTCGAGCAATCGGCTGTGCTCAAACACCATCTCCAGGCGGCGCTCACGGCGTATCTCCCAGATGAGCGGGTCGACAGTGGGGTCGCGGTCGGGGTCGAAGCCGGCATTGATGTCGCTCAGTTGCATGTGAGCAGTCTTGCTCAGGTGTTTGGCCTGGGCAGTAGCATCGAGCGGGCGGTCGCGCAGCACGTTGATAGACGCGTCGATGTCGGCCTGGGTCACTGCTTCTTCGCCCATACGGGCCAGCTCGGCCTTGGCCTCAATCCAGTTGAGCAGCACCTCGGCATAGCGTATCACAGGAGCATCGTTGGTATTGGTCGACGAGTTGTACTCAGGGTGAGTGGCACGCTCGGCCGACGTCATGGCAATTGCTGCACGGTCGATAAACTTGTCTTGATAGACCATGGTCGACGAGCTGGGGTTGACCGTGTCGATAAACGAAGCCTCAAAGCGGGGATCGCGGGTGAGGGTCATGTTCTTGATGCCAAAGTTGCCGGCACCGGCTACCTTAGAAGTCTTGTAGGGACGGCCGTCGGTGCATATCACCGACTTGAGGAAGGCCAGAT
This window contains:
- a CDS encoding ABC transporter ATP-binding protein, coding for MIEVKHLDKYFDNGTRQVLYDINATFYDGKVNLIIGQSGSGKTVLVKNLVGLFKPEHGEILYDGRDITKMSRAQLKETRKEIGMLFQGAALFDSETVIDNVKFPLMMFSSMSEKEQLERAQFCIDKVNLTGSEHKYPAELSGGMQKRAAIARAIALNPKYLFCDEPNSGLDPKTSIVIDQLLWDITHEFGITTIINTHDMNSVMGIGENIVFINHGHVGWVGNKDQIYDQDNDELNNFVFATDLFRDVRKYRRAHGYVKTKVEY
- a CDS encoding MlaE family ABC transporter permease is translated as MGLLKMLDKFGDYCMLMWRSMAIPERWKEFFRRYFNEINKLGIDSIPLILLVSLFIGCLCTLLIKLNVSNPLLPRYAVGFTTRQIIVLEFASTILCLILSGKIGSNIASEIGTMRVTEQIDALDIMGVNSANYLVMPKVMALVTIMPILVIIAMFTSLFGGYAICFTGLVDPDTYIYGIQTDFHQFDVWFALIKSVVYGFLISSIAAYYGYTVNGGSVEVGKASTDAVVTTNVLILVFDVIMTDIFLM